aacaaaatgctcagaattgagcacacaggcagagacaaggcagtgtgtctcagccgtgtgagggccacggccttggacacgggcgtgtgtcccgagcttgtgaagtctgcacctatttaatgaaaaatcataaattttaaatcgatcacacggcctagcacactaggcatgtgacttagccgtgtgtcttcaatttgttcttgggtgacaaacagagagttacacgagttccggacaagggcgtgtgtgaccacacgacttgctcacatggccgtgtcctaaaCTCATACGTGCGTGTGACTCTTGTTTagggcaaaaattttctaagctttGTAAAACTTTCCCGAGTTGTCtttttagtcccgaatcactcccAAAGcgtgttttgagcctcgtaggttcgtattagggactttatgattgaatgtgaaaagttttaatttggatggaaatttgtGGCTCGAAAATATATGTTTGTTCGTATGATaaatctggtaatacctcgtatcctaTTTAGGCGTTGAATGCGAGTAAGGGATGTTATATGCTGCCAAAGTGATCATGCTTGTATTATCTCACCCCATACCAATTTAGAATTGAAGCAACTagcatatatattatattatattatattatacatGTCCATTTTATAATCCATATCTAAATTTCTAACCTCTTATTAGTGCAGTATCACTATATCCACCATTAAATATCATTCCAATATCTATTCCACGCAATGCACACTCTAGTCAAACAATGCATtaaacataaatttcatttaaccccccacccaaaaaaaaaaagttttaattgCTTAaaagcttttcttttttttctgtaAATTATATAAAGTCATcctacaataatatatatatatatatatatatatatatatatgagtgtgTGTAATATCTGAAATAGATTCTACTGTGTAAGAATAAGATGATGTTATCCCAACTCTTGTCACAAGCTTTGTCGAAAGCTTAATAAAACCAGAAATGGTAAAATTGAATTTTGTCAAGTGTTTCCCCAAGAGAGAAAGAAAGTTTTGAAACATTGAAGGAATCCTAGCTTTAACTTCAACACCAAAACATTATGCACAAAATGGGTCTGAAATAGAAACTGCAACAACTTAAAAGAGCACTTCACAAAGccatgaaaatgtgaaagtatcaAACACTGGATCACTCAAGCAGCCGATTTCTCAGCTTCTTCTGCTGCCTCTTGCTCTCTCAACTTGATCAAAGATGGAGGTGGTTTCACAACAATGCTTTTCTTCCATTGCCGATCGAGCTTTCTTGACAATCGCTTGTTGATGCCCTCTTCGAGCTCTCTTTCCCGTTTAACAGTAAGCATGCGAGCAATCTATAAAAGGAGAATGCTTTCTTCGTTATAATAATATCATACTCAAAGCTTATATACATTGTAAAACTACCCTTAATCTTCACAAAAGAGATCAATAATGTATGACTAAAGTTCGAGTAGTGAATAATCAGACAAAATAGAACTGTTTCTGGGTGCTTTCCCAGCATGCAAACTTCGTGGGAGAAACTTTTCTGCTTTCTTTGGATATCGAAATAAAACATAGATTATCTAGCAAAAACTCAAACAATACCAATAACATGTCAAAGGAACTAAGACATCAGCCTTACATCGAAGAAAATTGAAATTTGTTTCCCAAAGCCTCGTGAATTTGATCATTAGACAGAACAAGCATAGGGTCATAACGTTAACCGTGAAATTTTTAGACGAAAGCAGTTTTAACAGATGAAGAAGTCCTATAACCACCTCGGTATCTCACAACCAAAATACACTTTTAAAATTGTAGAATAATAATAAACATGCAAACAAAGGGAGCGTGTTCAACTATGGTCAGCAGAAGCTTATCTTGTCAATATCGGATCTACAGCATGTTTATTCTTCACCGGTAAACTTCAAAAGAAACACATCCTCCTATCACCGACCAATTCTTAGCCATGCTCAAATGACTTCGGTTTTGCCTTTGTTAACTTGCAACTGCCTATAAGTTAAATCAAAACACAACCAAATGGCTACTACTACTCTACTAGTATATCAACACAGTTTAATTTCAGGTAACATGAAGCTGAGGCAAAGTCATATTCCTGTGTTATAATTTAAGAGTTTAAGGTTACCATTAAATGGTTTTATTCTACCATCATATCTGCTCTTCAAATAATGCTATAAAGATAATATGATCATTGTTAAATATATTAAGTATACCCATAAAAGACAAATGACAAAGGATCTCCGCCATTAAGTCCAAATAGTGCTCCAATTTTACCAAACAATGATCTCGGTAATTGATTGCCAAAGTACCATACCGTTCACTAGTTTCAGCTTCcactcaatatatatatattttggtgaAAACTTCCACTCAATATTTAAACATACTGTTTTTGACCCTGAAAAGTCAGAGCCCCTAGCCCCGGGCATAGAAAGAAAATGGCATAATCAAAATATCTGGCAAAGATGACAGTCCATTTGCATCTACCCAGTAGACAATGTTAGTGCACTAAGTGTCACTTCAAAAAGCAATTGATTAACTGTAATCCAAATAAAACCACAAAACCTCAGTTGGCCATTTTGTCAACCAAGTTTCCCACCATGCAGGTCCAACTAGAAATGAAAATTAAGGCCATAACCTCTGCAAACTCACTAAAACTAGGTCCTTTTATACGTTTCAATCTAAGTCCTCATTGACTTTCCTCTTACTCTCTTGACATTGAAATTCTTCCGCTTTGATGGAAAAGAAAGATGACAGAACTAGAAAACGAGCTAGAAGCAACAAATTCCTCAAGGACAGGCTACCAAAGCCACCACTTGCATGGCCTATCCTCTCCCCCCCCCCCTCCCTTTTCCAACAAGGCCCGGTTTCACAAGACTagtagaacacttcctccattgAGATTTCAGATAACGGTTTTATTACCCCAAGCCCTACACCCTAGTCTTCCTTCTTAATTTCATAAGAGGACCAATCCCAGtgccattttaccaattttgtaCACAATGTATGCCAAAGAAAGGCACCCAAAATTTCAGAGGAAAAACAAAAGCAAAGCAGTTGACTTCTCAACCTACTTAATAAAATATGCAAAGCTTTATAACTGGCCAAATTGAATAACAAAAAGAATGATGAATGAATAAATACATACAACACATGCACATCCGAAAAAGATAACTTGACCATGGTTATGTATTAATAACATAAAAACTTCACCATATTCCATCATTCTGTTAAGCTGCTTTGGATTACAATTAGAAACGAAAATGCACTGCTTTGACAACACTACTCCATAAAATGTTTTACCTTCAGTGAATTGTGATTATATTAGAGTTATTGGTTATCTACTAAACACAATATAGCTATCATTCTCACTTCCATCTTCCAATCAAAGTTTAGATTTTCGGCAACTTGAATCACAAGGATAATAATCCTAAAAAAAAAACATCTGTTCTCAGCCCCTATCTATAGAAACTTGTGACATTCTAGCTCAATGTGAATTGAAAAATCCCTTCATTTGATTCTCCATATCTTAAAATAAAACTAAAGTAATATCCAGATTCTGAAATCCCATTTGAAATTCAATTAAGAGAagattatttaaaataagaaaatGTGGGGGGAAAAAAGAATATACCCTTTTGCGCATTCGCCCAAACTCGCTAGACTTGAACTCATTACGAACCGATTTCTGGAGACGAAGCATCAAAAGCTCACCTTTTAATTCAACCACTTCATCGTTGATTTCCTCAGTGGTTTTGGCTCTTATTTCCTTCATTTCTTCTTCTCTCTTAGCCATCATGACCACGGAGGACGAAGGTGACGGTTGCCAAAAGCAGGTGGCCTGAGAAGGCAACCGTTGGGGACATAAGTGCTGGATTCTAACGCCGGTGAAGGAAGTTTTGGGAATTGAGGATTTGGGTTTTGGAGGGAGAGTTAAGGTAGCTGGGGAAGCAATTGAGACGCTCAACATCTTTGCTTCTTGGAATTCAGCTTTATCTTTGTGGCTGTTTTCCTGCAGGTGCAAAGCTCGCTTCTTGCTTGAGCTTTAGTACTCGGGATGTAGATTGTAGATAAggcccttttttattttattttattttattttatccttcTTGTccgtttaaataaaaaataattcatTTTCCATTTTTAAGTTCGGTTTTTTAATCAATGGCCGCATTCCTTAAAAGGATTTCAAGCCCGAGCCCATACCTGATCAAAAGTAAATTCATTGGTAACCAGGAGCAAGGAATTTTTTTTGGGACAGAAAATAAGTTATAAATTtctataaaagttaaaataaaaatttattattatattagttaatatttttattttttaaaaatttaaatttaaatttattattttgaagaagataaaaataattttatcattattaatttatatttatacattttaaatagaaaaaatctGATTTTCCAATTTTTTTAAGAGGGTGAGTCCCTGCCTGTCCCTCTCACCACCCCTGTTGACAACCTATAAGTTGTTTTTTGAGTTTTATTTTAAGAGTCATATTTATGATTTATGttcttttaaattatttcaccatttatccattggttaattaaaaagtcaaaattTAAGCTAAGCTTTAACGGTATTTTGAATATTAAGTACCTAGATTTAAGGCTCATAAAGTGTGAAGTATATCTTGTGAAGTTGCCGTATTTTAGTTTAGTTAGTCCAATTTGTTAGCTTTAGCTTTTATAAGAGTTGTAccatttcttaatttatttatattgtaataatttaattttatagtgTAATTACTCGAACAGTCTatttgtgctataataatttGATACTTACAATTATTCGAACATGTGTTTATATTGTATTTTGATTATACTGTACTTATAGAACTTAAAAAAGTTAAGAGTTAATTACTATGTTCATATAAGTACTAATTGTCACATTTAGTTTGTTGTTTAGAGCTGTAATGAATTGATTATTTTATTAGAGTAAAATGGAATTGTAATGAAATGAAATCAACAAAATAATAGTTTGATTGGATATCaattttaacatattttgtatgcCGTTATAATTTAAATGTTGTGTGtataatttcattaatatttAAAAGAGAACTGGAGTAAGACAAAGGTTATGTGCTAACTTCTTTTTAATGAATTCTTTCATAATAAAAATCCTCATAaccaatttcattaataaattttaaagaagtcaCCACCAACAAGAAAAACAACTTTAGTGATATAAAAAAGAAATTGGCAACTCAACATATTGTTGGGTTAGCAGTGGAAGAAGGAAAATAAATGGAAAGCCAAATATCAATGCATTGCTTGCTTGTGACCAATATTGTCTCAAAATTTCAGAATAGAGAATAAAAAAGAATTTGTATCTACACTGCCAATCTCATAAAATTCTCAACCCAACATCTTGCTAATTGTCTGCCATGTTTTTGATTTTACCTAAAACCACGTACAAGAGATGGAATGCATGGCCTATTACATTTCATTAATTTCTTCTAAATTGGTTATGCTCGGTTGTTTTTCATTGTCTGCATAAAAGTTGGTTTAATAATATATTAGTTGATGCACattgttttagtattaaaatAGAATAAGCAATATTCTTTTTCACACAAGTAGTCAGATCATTCTGGTTAATTCCAATCACACTAATTAAAATATGATGCAATGAGTGGTGcatgaataatattaaaaatataaaattttaattatttactattATGGTACAGATTTAATTGGAAaacatttaaactttaaaattttttgggACATACTTAtcacattcaaaatataaaattaaaaatatatatataaaaaaacactCACTTGATTATCAAAGAAAAATCCCTACCCACCTTTAGATTCTTTTATCAAAAAATCCCCaccttttaaattttttctcGTTAATTTTGATTTTGTTCAATGATGTATTTTTATTTGTGAAGTTTATTTATGAGTATTTTATATAATTGATAaacatttatatttaaaatttattcaagatcatttatttgatatttgtaaatatttttatatacatatattgaatgtatattttaaaaaaatcaataaattcaAAACTATATATCAAAACAGATTGGTATTGTTACGTACCAATTTCAATAGAAAAACGTTGCATTCACTCGTGCAATATTAACTATCTTGAACTTAACTTCAGCTTCAGAACATAAGATAATAGAATTTAATACATCAAAAAACTTAGAAATATAATCCAATGGATGTAAATATATGCAAAATGCACATTCTCAAATTGATTACCACTTAAATCCAACTTCTTCAAATTTGACAATTATGTTtaaatctaattaaattttactacacttaaatttgtttgattaattaCTTAAAGAAAGTAAAGGAATCTTATCTCAATCATCAATAGTTCCTTCTAAATTATTTAGTGCAAGAATTAAAGTTGTTAAAAATGAAAGGCCACCCAAATGTaacttcttcttctttattttggtttattttgatTCCACTTAAATCAAAAGTTTTCAAACTACCAAGTTTCGAAAGCCATTTAgatttgtaaataaatatatgCATTAGCAATACATATAGACATGAtattaa
This is a stretch of genomic DNA from Gossypium arboreum isolate Shixiya-1 chromosome 11, ASM2569848v2, whole genome shotgun sequence. It encodes these proteins:
- the LOC108484003 gene encoding 50S ribosomal protein L29, chloroplastic, with amino-acid sequence MLSVSIASPATLTLPPKPKSSIPKTSFTGVRIQHLCPQRLPSQATCFWQPSPSSSVVMMAKREEEMKEIRAKTTEEINDEVVELKGELLMLRLQKSVRNEFKSSEFGRMRKRIARMLTVKRERELEEGINKRLSRKLDRQWKKSIVVKPPPSLIKLREQEAAEEAEKSAA